One segment of Candidatus Manganitrophus noduliformans DNA contains the following:
- a CDS encoding NifU family protein, protein MIQITEIARKRIAVLKQDQETNHGKKIEGLRLVVKSMSPSPEYALAFVEQGKKELNDTVVEVDGIKLFMESRHANLLEDVKIDFITGLQQTGFKVDNPKVIESKPATPATPPNLESPQAKAVQQVIDTEINPGVAAHGGYITLVDVKEEIAYIRLGGGCQGCGMSNVTLKQGVVVAIKKAIPEIKDVVDVTDHAGGTNPYYTPGK, encoded by the coding sequence ATGATCCAGATAACCGAGATTGCAAGGAAGAGAATCGCCGTCCTGAAGCAAGATCAAGAAACCAATCATGGGAAAAAGATCGAGGGACTCCGGCTGGTGGTCAAGTCGATGTCGCCGAGCCCCGAGTATGCCCTTGCCTTCGTCGAGCAGGGGAAGAAAGAGTTGAACGACACGGTGGTCGAAGTCGATGGAATTAAGTTATTCATGGAGTCGCGCCATGCGAACCTTCTCGAAGATGTGAAGATCGACTTCATCACCGGCCTCCAGCAGACCGGCTTTAAGGTCGATAATCCCAAGGTCATCGAATCGAAACCGGCGACGCCGGCGACACCCCCCAACTTGGAGAGCCCCCAGGCGAAAGCGGTCCAACAGGTCATCGATACCGAGATCAATCCGGGGGTGGCCGCGCACGGAGGGTATATCACCTTGGTCGATGTGAAGGAGGAGATCGCCTACATCCGGCTGGGAGGGGGCTGCCAGGGTTGCGGGATGTCCAATGTGACGCTCAAACAGGGGGTCGTCGTCGCGATCAAGAAAGCGATTCCCGAAATAAAAGATGTCGTCGATGTCACCGATCATGCCGGCGGAACCAATCCTTATTACACCCCCGGAAAATAA
- a CDS encoding ATP-grasp domain-containing protein, which produces MKRLLLLLPSTSYRAADFLIAAERLGVAVVVGSNERQALESVVPGKTITLDFADLKGAAEKVVDFAKDHPIDAVVSADEESIVLAATISEALSLPHNPVSATAAAKDKHRLREVLTAASLPTPPFQLFSTDDPPEVLSQKVFYPCVLKPTFLSASRGVIRANHPDEFVAAFYWLSRILKEPEVKRLGGDAAKQILVEDFIPGKEVALEGLLREGHLSALALFDKPDPLDGPFFEETIYVTPSRLPPSMQEAITECTGRAAAALGLKEGPIHAELRVNERGPWIIELAARSIGGICSRALRFGVGLTLEEIILRHALGMPIESLERERPAAGVMMIPIPASGTLLNYQGVEEAKKVPGIVDVKITIHRKQKVIPLPEGRRYLGFIFARAPQAEQVEAALRDAHRKLKFEIVPFK; this is translated from the coding sequence ATGAAACGGCTTCTTCTCCTCCTCCCGAGCACGTCGTATCGCGCGGCCGACTTTCTCATTGCCGCGGAGCGCCTCGGCGTGGCGGTCGTCGTCGGCTCGAATGAGCGACAGGCCCTCGAATCGGTCGTTCCCGGAAAAACGATCACCCTCGATTTCGCCGATTTAAAAGGGGCCGCCGAAAAAGTGGTCGACTTCGCCAAGGATCATCCGATCGATGCTGTTGTGTCGGCCGATGAAGAGTCGATCGTTCTGGCCGCAACGATCTCGGAAGCGCTCTCGCTCCCCCACAACCCCGTCTCGGCGACCGCCGCCGCAAAGGACAAACATCGCCTCCGCGAGGTCTTGACCGCCGCCTCGCTCCCGACCCCTCCGTTCCAGCTCTTCTCGACCGACGATCCGCCGGAGGTCCTTTCGCAAAAGGTCTTTTATCCTTGCGTCTTGAAGCCGACCTTTCTCTCCGCCAGCCGCGGCGTGATCCGGGCGAATCATCCCGATGAGTTTGTCGCCGCTTTTTATTGGTTGAGCCGCATTCTAAAAGAGCCGGAGGTAAAGCGCCTCGGCGGCGATGCCGCCAAACAGATTTTGGTCGAGGATTTTATACCGGGAAAAGAGGTCGCGCTGGAAGGACTGCTCCGGGAGGGACATCTTTCGGCCCTGGCGCTCTTCGATAAGCCCGACCCGCTCGATGGGCCTTTCTTCGAGGAGACGATTTATGTGACCCCCTCGCGCCTCCCCCCCTCGATGCAAGAGGCGATCACCGAATGCACCGGCCGGGCCGCGGCGGCGCTCGGGCTGAAGGAGGGGCCGATTCATGCCGAGCTTCGGGTCAATGAGAGAGGCCCCTGGATCATCGAATTGGCCGCCCGATCGATCGGCGGGATCTGCTCCCGCGCGCTTCGATTCGGCGTCGGCCTCACCTTGGAAGAGATCATCCTTCGCCATGCCCTCGGCATGCCGATCGAATCGCTCGAGCGGGAGCGCCCCGCAGCCGGGGTGATGATGATCCCGATCCCGGCCTCGGGAACGTTGCTCAATTATCAAGGGGTCGAAGAGGCGAAAAAGGTGCCGGGGATCGTCGATGTGAAGATCACGATCCACCGCAAACAGAAGGTGATCCCCCTTCCGGAAGGGAGACGCTACCTCGGATTTATCTTTGCCCGCGCCCCTCAAGCTGAACAGGTCGAAGCCGCCCTCCGAGACGCCCACCGGAAGCTGAAATTTGAGATTGTCCCGTTTAAGTAA
- a CDS encoding rhodanese-like domain-containing protein encodes MAHHPGFLKLVEEAKKRIKECTVAEVKARLEEGRPVHFIDVREDHEWGKDRAAGARHLGRGILERDIEGLIPDKKAEIVVYCGGGYRSALAADNLQKMGYTNVVSMDGGIKAWRAAGYPMEQGDAS; translated from the coding sequence ATGGCGCACCATCCCGGTTTTCTCAAGCTGGTCGAGGAGGCCAAAAAACGGATTAAAGAGTGCACGGTCGCGGAGGTGAAGGCGAGGTTGGAAGAGGGAAGGCCGGTTCACTTCATCGATGTCCGGGAGGACCATGAATGGGGGAAGGATCGCGCGGCCGGAGCAAGGCACCTGGGGCGGGGAATTTTGGAGCGGGATATCGAGGGGTTGATCCCCGATAAGAAGGCAGAGATCGTCGTCTACTGCGGGGGAGGGTATCGGTCGGCCCTGGCGGCCGACAACCTGCAGAAGATGGGATATACGAATGTGGTGTCGATGGACGGGGGGATCAAAGCGTGGCGAGCGGCGGGGTATCCGATGGAGCAGGGGGATGCCTCCTGA
- the uvrA gene encoding excinuclease ABC subunit UvrA, with the protein MKDQKIVIKGAREHNLKNIDLEIPRDRFVVITGLSGSGKSSLAFDTIYAEGQRRYVESLSAYARQFLEQMDKPDVDTIEGLSPAISIEQKTTSKNPRSTVGTVTEIYDYFRLLYARIGRPFCYKCGKEITAQTIQQMVDTVMQFPKGEKIQILAPIVRGRKGEYKKELLAIRQKGFVRVRVDGKMIDLSQEEHPIQDKNKKHTIEVVVDRLIVKEGLERRLADSLELAAKMGEGIVFLLKEKEEILFSEHLACVDCGVSYPEIEPRIFSFNSPHGACSSCDGLGTTLDIDPNRVIPNKQLSIREGAIRPWERRSSMFYYQMLEALAEHYNFDLRAPFQELAPEHQKILLYGSGTDEIRFYYEKDGRREFFRRPFEGVIRNLERRYKETDSSYIRAEIEEFMGMNPCPACKGNRLKPESLAIKIGAKSIAEITKFSIQEALQFILDLQLTEKERVIAQRILKEIRDRLGFLANVGVEYLTLDRAAGTLSGGEGQRIRLATQIGSSLVGVLYILDEPSIGLHQRDNVRLLNTLRRLRDLGNTVLVVEHDQETIETADWVIDMGPAAGIHGGEVIAQGTPKEILDHPRSLTGKYLSGERSISLPPRRREAKGFLKIKGATENNLKNIEVEIPLGLLTCVTGVSGSGKSTLVLEVLYKNLAQKIYRSSERPGSCRGIDGMDQIDKVIHIDQSPIGRTPRSNPATYTGVFTFVRDLFTQLPESRMRGYKSGRYSFNVKGGRCEACQGDGVIKIEMHFLPDIYVTCEVCSGKRYNRETLDILYRGKSIADVLDMTVEGALDFFQAIPSVKSKLLTLQEVGLGYVKLGQSATTLSGGEAQRVKLSKELSKRPTGKTLYILDEPTTGLHFADIQRLLDVLNRFAESGNTVVVIEHNLDVIRNADWVIDLGPEGGTGGGEVVATGVPEKVAQVEQSYTGQFLRKMLKS; encoded by the coding sequence ATGAAAGACCAAAAAATCGTCATCAAAGGGGCGCGGGAGCACAACCTCAAGAACATCGATCTGGAGATTCCGCGAGATCGGTTCGTCGTGATCACGGGGCTCTCCGGGTCGGGGAAGTCATCGCTGGCGTTTGACACGATCTATGCCGAGGGGCAGCGGCGCTACGTCGAGTCGCTTTCGGCTTATGCCCGGCAGTTTTTGGAGCAGATGGACAAGCCCGACGTCGATACGATCGAAGGGCTCTCTCCGGCGATTTCGATCGAGCAGAAGACGACCAGCAAAAACCCCCGCTCCACCGTCGGGACGGTCACGGAGATCTACGACTACTTCCGTCTCCTCTATGCCCGGATCGGCCGCCCTTTCTGCTACAAGTGCGGCAAGGAGATCACCGCCCAGACGATCCAGCAGATGGTCGACACCGTCATGCAATTTCCAAAAGGGGAGAAGATTCAGATCCTCGCGCCGATCGTCCGGGGCCGGAAAGGGGAGTATAAAAAAGAGCTCCTCGCGATCCGGCAGAAGGGTTTTGTTCGGGTCCGAGTAGACGGGAAGATGATCGATCTCTCGCAAGAGGAGCACCCGATCCAGGACAAAAACAAGAAGCATACGATCGAAGTGGTGGTCGACCGGCTGATCGTCAAAGAAGGGCTCGAGCGGCGGCTTGCCGACTCCCTGGAACTCGCGGCCAAGATGGGGGAGGGGATCGTCTTCCTCCTCAAAGAGAAGGAAGAGATCCTCTTCTCCGAGCACCTTGCCTGCGTCGATTGCGGGGTGAGCTACCCGGAGATCGAGCCGCGGATCTTCTCGTTCAACTCCCCGCATGGGGCCTGTTCCTCCTGCGACGGGCTCGGGACCACGCTCGATATCGACCCCAACCGGGTCATTCCGAACAAGCAGCTCTCCATCCGCGAAGGGGCGATCCGTCCCTGGGAGCGGCGCAGCTCGATGTTTTATTATCAAATGCTCGAAGCGCTCGCCGAGCATTACAACTTCGACCTGCGCGCCCCCTTCCAGGAGCTGGCCCCGGAGCATCAAAAAATCCTCCTCTACGGGTCGGGCACGGACGAGATCCGCTTCTACTATGAAAAAGACGGCCGCCGCGAATTCTTCCGCCGGCCGTTCGAGGGGGTGATCCGGAACCTGGAGCGCCGTTATAAGGAGACCGACTCTTCCTACATCCGGGCCGAAATCGAAGAGTTCATGGGGATGAACCCCTGCCCCGCCTGCAAAGGAAACCGCCTCAAGCCGGAGAGCCTCGCCATCAAGATCGGCGCCAAGTCGATCGCCGAGATCACGAAGTTCTCCATCCAGGAGGCGCTTCAATTCATCCTCGATCTGCAGCTGACCGAAAAGGAGCGGGTCATCGCCCAACGGATCTTGAAGGAGATCCGGGACCGGCTTGGGTTTCTCGCCAATGTGGGTGTCGAATACCTCACCCTCGATCGGGCGGCGGGGACCCTCTCCGGCGGGGAGGGGCAGCGGATTCGCCTTGCGACGCAGATCGGCTCGTCGCTCGTCGGCGTCCTCTACATCCTCGACGAGCCGAGCATCGGCCTGCACCAGCGGGACAACGTCCGGCTGCTGAACACCCTTCGCCGCCTTCGCGACCTGGGGAATACCGTGCTGGTCGTCGAGCATGACCAGGAGACGATCGAGACGGCCGATTGGGTGATCGACATGGGCCCCGCCGCCGGAATTCATGGCGGGGAGGTCATCGCGCAGGGGACGCCGAAGGAGATCCTCGATCATCCCCGCTCCCTCACCGGGAAGTATCTCTCCGGGGAGCGGTCGATTTCGTTGCCGCCGCGCCGCCGGGAGGCGAAGGGGTTTTTGAAAATCAAGGGAGCGACCGAGAATAATCTCAAGAACATCGAGGTCGAGATTCCGTTAGGGCTCCTCACCTGCGTGACCGGCGTTTCCGGGTCGGGCAAATCGACGTTGGTCTTGGAGGTTCTTTACAAAAACCTGGCGCAGAAGATCTACCGGAGCAGCGAGCGGCCGGGGAGCTGCCGCGGAATCGACGGGATGGATCAGATCGACAAGGTGATCCATATCGATCAGTCGCCGATCGGGCGGACCCCCCGTTCGAACCCGGCCACCTACACCGGCGTTTTCACTTTCGTCCGCGACCTTTTCACGCAGCTTCCCGAGTCGCGGATGCGCGGCTATAAGTCGGGACGTTACTCGTTCAACGTCAAAGGGGGCCGCTGCGAGGCCTGCCAGGGGGACGGGGTGATCAAGATCGAGATGCACTTCCTTCCCGATATTTACGTGACCTGCGAAGTCTGCAGCGGGAAGCGGTACAACCGGGAGACCCTCGACATCCTCTACAGGGGGAAGAGCATCGCAGATGTCCTCGACATGACGGTCGAGGGGGCCTTGGATTTTTTCCAGGCGATCCCCTCGGTCAAGAGCAAGCTTCTCACCCTCCAGGAGGTCGGCCTCGGCTATGTCAAGCTGGGGCAATCGGCGACGACCCTCTCCGGCGGGGAGGCGCAGCGGGTGAAACTCTCCAAGGAGCTCTCCAAACGTCCCACCGGAAAGACCCTTTATATCCTCGACGAGCCGACCACCGGCCTTCACTTCGCCGACATCCAACGGCTGCTCGATGTGCTCAACCGCTTTGCCGAATCGGGGAATACGGTCGTCGTCATCGAGCATAATCTCGATGTCATTCGAAACGCCGATTGGGTCATCGACCTCGGCCCGGAGGGGGGAACGGGGGGCGGGGAGGTCGTTGCGACCGGGGTTCCCGAGAAGGTGGCCCAGGTAGAACAGTCTTATACGGGACAATTTCTACGGAAGATGCTGAAATCATAG
- a CDS encoding M20/M25/M40 family metallo-hydrolase, which yields MKHRGYRIFALLVLILFPASLHAQVHHEIKITLHPEAHRIEVEDRITLPEARTPSGAEIPFLLHEGLAPGSPTPGVEIVRAEKPSEEMLGVDLEALGMKLPLDEYRVTLPAGKREFVLKYQGAIDHPEEEGEEYARSFGETPGALSPEGVYLAASTFWYPWFDGGRVTFAVEAQSPQGWEAISQGERTEHERSESGTTVRWESPEPQEEIFLVGGPLTEYRKAGPVEAMAFLRKPDPELAEKYLGVTGQYIEMYQKLIGPYPYKKFALVENYWETGYGMPSFTLLGSQVIRLPFILHSSYPHEVLHNWWGNGVYVEFTGGNWSEGLTAYLADHLISEQRGKGAEARRASLQKYADYVAEGKDFPLTAFRGRHSPASEAVGYGKTLMFFHMLRRQLGDDLFVRSLQQFYRDHRFKRAGFADLQRAFSAVSGKDLQAKFDQWVTRSGAPALRVGETTATEEENGFLLTVALEQIQTGPAYRLRVPIAVTLEGQERVHSITVDMDAKRQTFSLSLPARPLRFDIDPEFDLFRRLDRNEIPPALSFAFGAEKGLMILPSSESKALLEEYRRLAEAWSKTQSTEIEIKLDSEVETLPADRAVWILGWNNRFKMTMIGALADYHLEFSGVLPKGGADVERSSLKVNNVTIPIRNHSLVFTTRHPANPARSLSWIATDRPDALPGLARKLPHYGPYSYLAFEGEEPTNVVKGQWPVIHSPMTLYPLNNRGERVEIDRATLPPRQALATLPAVFSDARMMEDIRFLSAETLRGRGFGSPELDQAAEYIAGQFRKAALSPGGDSEGNYFQSWKERGGDPEQETTLKNVIGILPGSRPEWAGQSVVVGAHYDHLGEGWPDVHQGDKGKVHPGADDNASGVAILLELARVLAKEKPPERTVIFVAFSGEEAGRRGSKRFVAHSKNFPPEKMMGMVNLDTVGRLGQNKLLVFGTGSAEEWIHLFNGVGFVTGVPIQSAQKDLGTSDQVSFADAGVPAVQLNSGPNLDYHRPSDTADKIDQAGLIKIASVLKEAVAYLAARPEPLTSLLPQRRAGEAPAPAPGRRVSLGTIPDFGDQGKGILLEGIVPGSPADQAGLQKGDRIVRIGAVPVTNLRDFSEFLKTLHPGDRISIFFLRDGKEEIAEATVKER from the coding sequence ATGAAACACCGTGGATACCGCATCTTTGCTTTACTTGTCCTGATCCTATTCCCTGCCTCCCTCCACGCCCAGGTCCACCACGAAATCAAAATCACCCTCCATCCCGAAGCGCACAGGATCGAGGTCGAGGATCGGATCACTCTGCCGGAGGCGCGGACCCCTTCCGGCGCTGAAATTCCCTTTCTCCTTCACGAAGGCCTCGCCCCCGGCTCCCCCACGCCGGGGGTCGAAATCGTCCGGGCCGAGAAACCGTCCGAAGAGATGCTCGGCGTCGACTTGGAGGCGCTCGGCATGAAGCTGCCGCTGGATGAGTACCGCGTCACCCTCCCCGCCGGGAAGCGGGAGTTCGTCCTGAAATATCAGGGGGCCATCGACCATCCCGAAGAAGAAGGAGAGGAATACGCCCGAAGCTTCGGCGAGACACCGGGGGCCCTTTCCCCCGAGGGGGTTTATCTGGCCGCATCGACCTTTTGGTATCCCTGGTTCGACGGCGGCCGGGTGACCTTCGCGGTCGAGGCGCAGTCGCCTCAAGGGTGGGAGGCGATCAGCCAGGGGGAGCGGACCGAACATGAACGGAGCGAAAGCGGGACCACGGTCCGCTGGGAGTCCCCCGAGCCGCAGGAGGAGATTTTTCTCGTCGGCGGGCCGCTGACCGAGTACCGCAAAGCCGGTCCGGTCGAAGCGATGGCGTTTCTGAGAAAGCCCGATCCGGAGTTGGCCGAGAAATATCTCGGCGTCACGGGGCAGTATATCGAGATGTACCAAAAGCTGATCGGCCCCTACCCCTACAAGAAGTTCGCGCTGGTCGAGAACTACTGGGAGACCGGCTACGGAATGCCGTCGTTCACGCTGCTCGGCTCGCAGGTGATCCGCCTGCCGTTCATTCTCCACTCTTCTTATCCGCACGAAGTCCTCCACAACTGGTGGGGGAACGGCGTCTACGTTGAATTCACTGGCGGCAACTGGAGCGAGGGGTTGACCGCTTACCTGGCCGATCATCTGATCTCGGAGCAGCGGGGGAAGGGGGCGGAGGCGCGTCGGGCGTCGCTTCAAAAGTATGCCGATTATGTCGCGGAGGGAAAAGATTTTCCGCTCACCGCCTTCCGCGGGCGTCACAGCCCGGCGAGCGAAGCGGTCGGCTACGGCAAGACGCTGATGTTCTTCCACATGCTCCGCCGGCAACTCGGTGACGACCTCTTCGTCCGGTCGCTTCAACAGTTTTATCGCGACCACCGGTTCAAGCGGGCCGGGTTCGCCGACCTGCAGCGGGCCTTCTCCGCCGTCTCCGGCAAAGATCTTCAGGCCAAGTTCGACCAGTGGGTGACCCGGAGCGGCGCGCCGGCCCTCCGTGTCGGCGAGACGACGGCAACGGAGGAGGAGAACGGTTTTCTCCTGACCGTCGCGTTGGAGCAGATCCAGACCGGTCCGGCTTATCGACTGCGCGTTCCGATCGCCGTCACCCTGGAGGGGCAAGAGAGGGTCCATTCGATCACTGTCGACATGGACGCGAAGCGGCAGACCTTCTCGCTCTCACTGCCGGCCCGGCCGCTTCGATTCGACATCGATCCGGAGTTCGACCTCTTCCGGCGGCTCGATCGGAACGAAATTCCCCCCGCTCTCTCATTTGCCTTCGGCGCGGAGAAGGGATTGATGATCCTCCCGTCGTCGGAGTCGAAAGCGCTGCTTGAAGAGTATCGCCGATTGGCCGAGGCCTGGAGTAAGACACAGTCGACGGAGATCGAAATCAAGCTCGACAGCGAGGTGGAGACCCTTCCCGCCGACCGGGCGGTCTGGATCCTCGGCTGGAACAACCGATTTAAAATGACGATGATCGGCGCCCTCGCCGATTACCATCTGGAGTTCAGCGGCGTCCTACCGAAAGGAGGGGCCGACGTCGAGCGCTCCAGCTTGAAGGTCAACAACGTCACCATCCCCATCCGAAATCATAGCCTCGTCTTCACCACGCGGCATCCGGCCAATCCGGCGAGATCGCTCTCCTGGATCGCGACCGACCGGCCCGACGCCCTTCCGGGCCTGGCGCGAAAGCTTCCCCACTACGGCCCTTACAGTTATCTCGCCTTCGAGGGGGAGGAGCCGACCAACGTGGTCAAGGGGCAGTGGCCGGTGATCCACTCCCCGATGACCCTCTATCCCCTGAACAACCGGGGAGAGCGGGTTGAAATCGACCGCGCGACTCTCCCCCCCCGGCAGGCGCTGGCGACCCTTCCCGCCGTTTTCTCCGATGCGAGGATGATGGAGGATATCCGGTTCCTTTCCGCGGAGACGTTGCGGGGCCGCGGGTTTGGGAGCCCGGAGCTCGATCAGGCGGCGGAGTACATCGCCGGCCAATTCCGTAAAGCAGCTCTTTCGCCGGGGGGCGATTCGGAGGGAAACTATTTCCAGAGCTGGAAAGAGCGAGGGGGGGATCCGGAGCAAGAGACCACGTTGAAGAATGTCATCGGCATCCTTCCCGGGAGCAGGCCGGAGTGGGCCGGTCAGAGTGTTGTGGTCGGAGCGCATTACGACCACCTCGGAGAGGGGTGGCCCGACGTCCACCAAGGGGATAAAGGAAAGGTCCACCCCGGCGCCGACGACAACGCGAGCGGCGTGGCGATTCTGCTGGAACTGGCGCGGGTCTTGGCAAAGGAGAAACCGCCCGAGCGGACGGTGATCTTCGTCGCCTTCTCCGGCGAGGAAGCGGGACGCCGGGGGTCGAAGCGCTTCGTCGCCCATTCCAAAAACTTCCCGCCAGAGAAGATGATGGGGATGGTGAATCTCGATACGGTCGGCCGGCTCGGACAAAATAAGCTCCTTGTCTTCGGGACCGGTTCGGCCGAAGAGTGGATTCATCTCTTCAACGGGGTCGGTTTTGTCACCGGGGTGCCGATTCAGTCGGCTCAGAAAGATCTCGGGACGAGCGACCAGGTCAGCTTCGCCGATGCCGGCGTCCCGGCGGTCCAGCTCAACAGCGGTCCGAATCTCGATTACCATCGTCCCTCCGACACCGCCGACAAGATCGATCAGGCGGGCTTGATCAAGATCGCCTCCGTTCTCAAGGAGGCAGTCGCCTATCTCGCCGCCCGGCCGGAGCCGCTCACCTCTCTCCTCCCGCAGCGGCGCGCCGGGGAGGCGCCAGCCCCCGCTCCCGGAAGAAGGGTCAGCCTCGGGACGATCCCCGACTTCGGTGATCAGGGAAAAGGGATCTTGCTGGAAGGGATCGTCCCCGGCTCCCCCGCCGACCAAGCGGGGCTTCAAAAGGGGGACCGGATCGTCCGGATCGGCGCCGTCCCGGTGACGAACCTCCGCGATTTTTCCGAATTCCTCAAGACGCTCCATCCGGGAGATCGGATCTCCATTTTCTTCCTTCGCGACGGAAAAGAGGAGATCGCCGAAGCAACCGTGAAAGAAAGATAG